A portion of the Canis lupus baileyi chromosome 6, mCanLup2.hap1, whole genome shotgun sequence genome contains these proteins:
- the DENND4B gene encoding DENN domain-containing protein 4B isoform X4, whose translation MAADAVSEGGAMAEERPPRLVDYFVIAGLAGNGAPIPEETRVPEPSGPLRPPRPAEPITDMAVIARALGEEVPQGYTCIQSSAGGHPLELSAGLLGGTQPVICYRRGRDKPPLVELGVLYEGKERPKPGFQVLDTTPYSHSANLAPPGPGHPRTYLTCRRAAEGAGLHALGITDVCLVLPSKGEGTPHTYCRLPRNLNPGVWGPAVYLCYKVGLAKAHTLVYEAELLGRYPEEDNEAFPLPESVPVFCLPMGATVECWPAHTKYPVPVFSTFVLTGAAGDKVYGAALQFYEAFPRARLSERQARALGLLSAVERGRALGGRAVRSRRAIAVLSRWPAFPAFRAFLTFLYRYSVSGPHRLPLEAHISHFIHNVPFPSPQRPRILVQMSPYDNLLLCQPVSSPLPLSGASFLQLLQSLGPELAITLLLAVLTEHKLLVHSLRPDLLTSVCEALVSMIFPLHWQCPYIPLCPLVLADVLSAPVPFIVGIHSSYFDLHDPPADVICVDLDTNTLFQTEEKKPLSPRTLPRRPYKVLLATLTNLYQQLDQTYTGPEEEASLEFLLTDYEAVCGRRARLEREVQGAFLRFMACLLKGYRDFLRPLTQAPSEGVRDVDNLFFLQGFLKSRERSSHKLYCQLLRTQMFSQFIEECSFGSARHAALEFFDSCVDKVHPEQEKPEPTPLVELEELSGSELTVFITPPEEPAAPEGSDSTPQYCYDGFPELRAELFESPREQPGALPVPGPSRSAPSSPAPRRTKQEMKVAQRMAQKSAAVPELWARCLLGHCYGLWFLCLPAYVRSAPSRVQALHTAYQVLRQMESRKVVLPDEVCYRVLMQLCSHYGQPVLSVRVMLEMRRAGIVPNTITYGYYNKAVLESKWLSGTPGGRLRWAKLRNVVLGAAQFRQPLKERRRQQQQQQQQQQQQQQQQQAAAQEAGSSQTEPYLERHSPTRPLQRQTTWAGQSFRDPASPTGRLVKSGSLGSARGAQPTVEAGVAHMIEALGVLEPRGSPVPWHDGSLSDLSLTGEELAPGGSLEDSGSALGAQSTEALEGPSGRASKASGRQDEASTPRRGLGARLQQLLTPSRRSPASHVPPPELPPDLPPPTRRSPMDSLLRPRERPGSTASEILLSSCSSCRACDSLVYDEEIMAGWAPDDSNLNTICPFCACPFVPLLSVQTLDSRPSAPSPKPAPAGASNSKDAPTPGGSGPVLSDRRLCLALDEPQLCNGHMGAVPRRVEGGAWAYLSPLVLRKELESLVENEGSEVLALPELPAAHPIIFWNLLWYFQRLRLPNILPCLVLASCDGPPLPQAPSPWLMPDPASVQVRLLWDVLTPDPSSCPPLYVLWRIHSQIPQRVVWPGPIPAPLSLDLLESVLRHVGLNEVHKAVGLLLETLGPPPAGLHLQRGIYREILFLTMAALGKDHVDIVAFDKKYKSAFNKLASSMGKEELRQRRAQMPTPKAIDCRKCFGAPLEC comes from the exons ATGGCGGCAG ATGCAGTGAGTGAGGGGGGGGCCATGGCGGAGGAGCGGCCCCCCCGGCTGGTGGATTACTTCGTGATAGCCGGGCTTGCAGGGAACGGAGCTCCCATTCCCGAGGAGACACGGGTTCCCGAACCCAGTGGGCCCCTGCGCCCTCCCCGGCCAGCCGAGCCCATCACAGACATGGCGGTCATTGCTCGGGCACTGGGCGAGGAAGTGCCCCAGGGCTACACCTGCATCCAGTCCTCCGCTGGGGGCCACCCCTTGGAACTCAGTGCCGGGCTCTTGGGTGGAACGCAGCCCGTCATCTGCTACCGCAGGGGCCGTGACAAGCCCCCCCTCGTGGAGCTGGG GGTCCTGTACGAGGGGAAGGAAAGACCCAAGCCTGGCTTTCAGGTGCTGGACACAACGCCCTACAGCCACTCGGCCAACCTGGCCCCTCCTGGCCCTGGGCACCCCCGCACCTACCTCACTTGCCGACGGGCAGCAGAGGGGGCAGGGCTGCATGCCCTTGGCATCACCGACGTCTGCCTGGTGCTGCCCAGCAAGGGGGAGGGCACTCCTCATACTTACTGCCGACTGCCCCGCAACCTCAACCCTGGTGTG TGGGGTCCAGCGGTATACCTGTGCTACAAAGTGGGCCTAGCCAAGGCCCACACTCTGGTCTACGAGGCAG AGCTGCTGGGCCGGTACCCTGAGGAGGACAATGAGGCGTTCCCCCTGCCCGAGTCCGTACCCGTCTTCTGTTTGCCCATGGGAGCCACTGTTGAGTGCTGGCCTGCCCACACCAAGTACCCCGTGCCCGTCTTCTCTACCTTCGTGCTCACGGGTGCAGCTGGTGACAAG GTGTACGGCGCTGCCCTGCAGTTCTATGAGGCCTTCCCGAGGGCCAGGCTGTCGGAGCGCCAAGCACGGGCCCTGGGGCTCTTGAGCGCCGTGGAGCGGGGCCGGGCGCTGGGGGGTCGGGCAGTGCGCAGCCGGCGCGCCATCGCTGTGCTGTCCCGCTGGCCGGCCTTCCCCGCCTTCCGCGCCTTCCTCACCTTCCTCTACCGCTACTCCGTCTCAGGCCCCCACCGCCTGCCCTTGGAAGC GCACATCTCCCACTTCATTCACAACGTCCCCTTCCCTTCCCCGCAGAGACCTCGCATCCTGGTGCAG ATGTCGCCCTATGACAACCTGCTCCTCTGCCAGCCTGTATCCTCACCCCTGCCGCTCAG CGGTGCCAGCTTCTTGCAGCTGCTGCAGAGCCTCGGCCCCGAGCTGGCCATCACGCTGCTGCTGGCTGTGCTCACGGAGCACAAGCTGCTGGTGCACTCGTTGCGGCCTGACCTGCTCACCAGTGTTTGTGAGGCCCTGGTCTCT ATGATCTTCCCGCTGCACTGGCAGTGCCCCTACATCCCGCTCTGTCCACTGGTGCTGGCAGATGTGCTGAGCGCCCCTGTGCCCTTCATTGTGGGTATCCACTCCAGTTACTTCGATTTGCACGACCCGCCTGCTGATGTCATTTGCGTCGACCTTGACACCAACACGCTCTTCCA GACTGAGGAGAAGAAGCCACTGTCTCCTCGGACCCTGCCCCGCAGACCTTACAAGGTTCTGCTGGCAACTCTGACAAACTTGTACCAGCAGTTGGATCAGA CATACACAGGGCCCGAGGAGGAGGCGTCCCTGGAGTTTCTGCTGACAGACTACGAGGCAGTATGTGGCCGCCGGGCCCGGCTGGAGCGCGAAGTGCAGGGAGCCTTCCTCCGCTTCATGGCCTGTCTGCTCAAGGGCTACCGGGACTTCCTGCGGCCGCTCACCCAGGCCCCCTCGGAGGGTGTTCGAGATGTGGACAACCTCTTCTTCCTGCAGG GCTTCCTCAAGTCCCGGGAGCGCTCCAGCCACAAGCTGTATTGCCAGCTGCTGCGCACACAGATGTTCTCCCAGTTTATCGAGGAATGCTCGTTTGGCTCTGCTCGGCACGCCGCCCTTGAGTTCTTCGACTCTTGCGTTGACAAG GTCCACCCGGAGCAGGAGAAGCCTGAGCCCACACCCTTGGTGGAGCTTGAGGAGCTGTCAGGGAGTGAGCTCACCGTCTTCATCACACCTCCTGAAGAGCCTGCAGCGCCTGAGGGCAGTGACTCCACCCCCCAGTACTG CTACGACGGGTTTCCCGAGCTGCGGGCTGAGCTGTTTGAGTCCCCTCGTGAGCAGCCTGGTGCTCTGCCTGTGCCAGGCCCATCCCGCAGCGcccccagcagccctgcccctCGCCGTACCAAACAG GAGATGAAGGTTGCGCAGCGGATGGCGCAGAAGTCAGCAGCTGTACCCGAGCTGTGGGCGCGCTGCCTGCTGGGGCACTGCTATGGGCTGTGGTTCCTGTGTCTGCCTGCCTATGTGCGCTCAGCGCCCTCCCGCGTGCAGGCCCTGCATACGGCCTACCAAGTGCTGCGCCAGATGGAGAGCCGCAAGGTGGTGCTGCCCGATGAG GTGTGTTACCGCGTACTAATGCAGCTGTGCTCCCATTATGGGCAGCCTGTGCTGTCCGTGCGGGTCATGCTGGAGATGAGGCGGGCAGGCATTGTGCCCAACACCATCACTTACGGCTACTACAACAAG GCTGTGCTGGAAAGCAAGTGGCTCTCTGGTACACCGGGTGGGCGCCTGCGCTGGGCCAAGCTCCGGAATGTCGTCCTGGGGGCTGCTCAGTTCCGCCAGCCTTTGAAGGAACgacggcggcagcagcagcagcaacagcagcaacagcagcaacagcagcaacagcagcaagcAGCAGCACAGGAGGCAGGCAGCTCCCAGACAG AGCCCTATCTCGAGCGTCACTCCCCTACCCGCCCACTTCAGCGCCAGACTACTTGGGCTGGTCAAAGCTTCCGGGACCCAGCTTCACCCACAGGGCGCCTGGTGAAAAGCGGCAGTCTGGGCAGTGCCCGTGGGGCCCAGCCCACCGTGGAGGCCGGCGTGGCCCACA TGATAGAGGCCTTGGGGGTACTGGAGCCCCGGGGGTCGCCTGTGCCCTGGCATGATGGAAGCCTCTCAGACCTGAGCCTGACGGGTGAAGAGCTGGCCCCTGGAGGCAGCCTGGAGGACTCAGGCTCAGCCCTGGGTGCCCAGTCCACTGAAGCCCTGGAAGGGCCAAGTGGGCGGGCGTCCAAGGCCAGTGGACGTCAGGATGAGGCCAGCACCCCCAGACGAGGGCTGGGCGCTCGCCTCCAACAACTGCTCACTCCTTCCCGCCGCTCCCCCGCCTCTCATGTTCCCCCACCTGAGCTGCCCCCCgacctgcctccccccacccgccGCAGCCCTATGGACAGCCTCCTGCGCCCCCGCGAGCGCCCTGGATCCACTGCGTCTGAG ATCCTGCTGTCCAGCTGCTCCTCCTGCCGTGCCTGTGACTCACTGGTGTATGATGAGGAAATCATGGCCGGCTGGGCACCCGACGACTCTAACCTCAACACCATCTGCCCCTTCTGCGCCTGCCCCTTTGTGCCTCTGCTCAGTGTCCAGACCCTGGATTCCCGACCCAG TGCCCCCAGCCCCAAACCTGCCCCAGCTGGTGCCAGTAACAGCAAAgatgcccccacccctgggggctcaggccctgtgctcagtgacCGCAGGCTCTGCCTTGCTCTGGATGAGCCCCAGCTCTGCAACGGGCACATGGGG GCTGTGCCCCGGCGGGTTGAGGGTGGGGCCTGGGCCTACCTGAGCCCCCTGGTGCTGCGAAAAGAGCTGGAGTCACTGGTGGAGAATGAGGGCAGTGAGGTGCTGGCATTGCCTGAGCTGCCTGCTGCCCACCCCATCATCTTCTGGAACCTTCTGTGGTATTTCCAGCGGCTGCGCCTGCCTAACATTCTGCCATGCCTGGTGCTGGCCTCCTGTGATGGGCCCCCACTGCCCCAG GCCCCATCTCCTTGGCTGATGCCTGATCCAGCATCTGTGCAGGTGCGGCTGCTGTGGGATGTCCTCACCCCTGATCCCAGTAGCTGCCCACCTCTCTACGTGCTCTGGAGGATCCACA GCCAGATCCCACAGCGGGTGGTATGGCCAGGCCCCATCCCTGCACCCCTCAGCCTGGACCTGCTGGAGTCAGTATTGCGCCACGTGGGTCTCAATGAGGTGCACAAGGCTGTAGGGCTCCTACTGGAAACGCTAGGGCCGCCTCCCGCTGGTCTGCACTTGCAGAG GGGCATCTACCGTGAAATCTTGTTCCTGACAATGGCTGCTCTGGGCAAGGACCACGTGGACATAG TGGCTTTCGACAAGAAGTACAAGTCCGCCTTTAACAAGCTGGCCAGCAGCATGGGCAAGGAGGAGCTGAGGCAGCGACGGGCACAGATGCCCACCCCAAAGGCCATAGATTGCCGGAAATGTTTTGGAGCACCTTTGGAATGCTAG
- the DENND4B gene encoding DENN domain-containing protein 4B isoform X5, with the protein MAADAVSEGGAMAEERPPRLVDYFVIAGLAGNGAPIPEETRVPEPSGPLRPPRPAEPITDMAVIARALGEEVPQGYTCIQSSAGGHPLELSAGLLGGTQPVICYRRGRDKPPLVELGVLYEGKERPKPGFQVLDTTPYSHSANLAPPGPGHPRTYLTCRRAAEGAGLHALGITDVCLVLPSKGEGTPHTYCRLPRNLNPGVWGPAVYLCYKVGLAKAHTLVYEAELLGRYPEEDNEAFPLPESVPVFCLPMGATVECWPAHTKYPVPVFSTFVLTGAAGDKVYGAALQFYEAFPRARLSERQARALGLLSAVERGRALGGRAVRSRRAIAVLSRWPAFPAFRAFLTFLYRYSVSGPHRLPLEAHISHFIHNVPFPSPQRPRILVQMSPYDNLLLCQPVSSPLPLSGASFLQLLQSLGPELAITLLLAVLTEHKLLVHSLRPDLLTSVCEALVSMIFPLHWQCPYIPLCPLVLADVLSAPVPFIVGIHSSYFDLHDPPADVICVDLDTNTLFQTEEKKPLSPRTLPRRPYKVLLATLTNLYQQLDQTYTGPEEEASLEFLLTDYEAVCGRRARLEREVQGAFLRFMACLLKGYRDFLRPLTQAPSEGVRDVDNLFFLQGFLKSRERSSHKLYCQLLRTQMFSQFIEECSFGSARHAALEFFDSCVDKVHPEQEKPEPTPLVELEELSGSELTVFITPPEEPAAPEGSDSTPQYCYDGFPELRAELFESPREQPGALPVPGPSRSAPSSPAPRRTKQEMKVAQRMAQKSAAVPELWARCLLGHCYGLWFLCLPAYVRSAPSRVQALHTAYQVLRQMESRKVVLPDEVCYRVLMQLCSHYGQPVLSVRVMLEMRRAGIVPNTITYGYYNKAVLESKWLSGTPGGRLRWAKLRNVVLGAAQFRQPLKERRRQQQQQQQQQQQQQQQQQAAAQEAGSSQTEPYLERHSPTRPLQRQTTWAGQSFRDPASPTGRLVKSGSLGSARGAQPTVEAGVAHMIEALGVLEPRGSPVPWHDGSLSDLSLTGEELAPGGSLEDSGSALGAQSTEALEGPSGRASKASGRQDEASTPRRGLGARLQQLLTPSRRSPASHVPPPELPPDLPPPTRRSPMDSLLRPRERPGSTASESSASLGSEWDLSESSASSLSLRRSSERLSDTPGSSQPPSLEILLSSCSSCRACDSLVYDEEIMAGWAPDDSNLNTICPFCACPFVPLLSVQTLDSRPSAPSPKPAPAGASNSKDAPTPGGSGPVLSDRRLCLALDEPQLCNGHMGRLRLPNILPCLVLASCDGPPLPQAPSPWLMPDPASVQVRLLWDVLTPDPSSCPPLYVLWRIHSQIPQRVVWPGPIPAPLSLDLLESVLRHVGLNEVHKAVGLLLETLGPPPAGLHLQRGIYREILFLTMAALGKDHVDIVAFDKKYKSAFNKLASSMGKEELRQRRAQMPTPKAIDCRKCFGAPLEC; encoded by the exons ATGGCGGCAG ATGCAGTGAGTGAGGGGGGGGCCATGGCGGAGGAGCGGCCCCCCCGGCTGGTGGATTACTTCGTGATAGCCGGGCTTGCAGGGAACGGAGCTCCCATTCCCGAGGAGACACGGGTTCCCGAACCCAGTGGGCCCCTGCGCCCTCCCCGGCCAGCCGAGCCCATCACAGACATGGCGGTCATTGCTCGGGCACTGGGCGAGGAAGTGCCCCAGGGCTACACCTGCATCCAGTCCTCCGCTGGGGGCCACCCCTTGGAACTCAGTGCCGGGCTCTTGGGTGGAACGCAGCCCGTCATCTGCTACCGCAGGGGCCGTGACAAGCCCCCCCTCGTGGAGCTGGG GGTCCTGTACGAGGGGAAGGAAAGACCCAAGCCTGGCTTTCAGGTGCTGGACACAACGCCCTACAGCCACTCGGCCAACCTGGCCCCTCCTGGCCCTGGGCACCCCCGCACCTACCTCACTTGCCGACGGGCAGCAGAGGGGGCAGGGCTGCATGCCCTTGGCATCACCGACGTCTGCCTGGTGCTGCCCAGCAAGGGGGAGGGCACTCCTCATACTTACTGCCGACTGCCCCGCAACCTCAACCCTGGTGTG TGGGGTCCAGCGGTATACCTGTGCTACAAAGTGGGCCTAGCCAAGGCCCACACTCTGGTCTACGAGGCAG AGCTGCTGGGCCGGTACCCTGAGGAGGACAATGAGGCGTTCCCCCTGCCCGAGTCCGTACCCGTCTTCTGTTTGCCCATGGGAGCCACTGTTGAGTGCTGGCCTGCCCACACCAAGTACCCCGTGCCCGTCTTCTCTACCTTCGTGCTCACGGGTGCAGCTGGTGACAAG GTGTACGGCGCTGCCCTGCAGTTCTATGAGGCCTTCCCGAGGGCCAGGCTGTCGGAGCGCCAAGCACGGGCCCTGGGGCTCTTGAGCGCCGTGGAGCGGGGCCGGGCGCTGGGGGGTCGGGCAGTGCGCAGCCGGCGCGCCATCGCTGTGCTGTCCCGCTGGCCGGCCTTCCCCGCCTTCCGCGCCTTCCTCACCTTCCTCTACCGCTACTCCGTCTCAGGCCCCCACCGCCTGCCCTTGGAAGC GCACATCTCCCACTTCATTCACAACGTCCCCTTCCCTTCCCCGCAGAGACCTCGCATCCTGGTGCAG ATGTCGCCCTATGACAACCTGCTCCTCTGCCAGCCTGTATCCTCACCCCTGCCGCTCAG CGGTGCCAGCTTCTTGCAGCTGCTGCAGAGCCTCGGCCCCGAGCTGGCCATCACGCTGCTGCTGGCTGTGCTCACGGAGCACAAGCTGCTGGTGCACTCGTTGCGGCCTGACCTGCTCACCAGTGTTTGTGAGGCCCTGGTCTCT ATGATCTTCCCGCTGCACTGGCAGTGCCCCTACATCCCGCTCTGTCCACTGGTGCTGGCAGATGTGCTGAGCGCCCCTGTGCCCTTCATTGTGGGTATCCACTCCAGTTACTTCGATTTGCACGACCCGCCTGCTGATGTCATTTGCGTCGACCTTGACACCAACACGCTCTTCCA GACTGAGGAGAAGAAGCCACTGTCTCCTCGGACCCTGCCCCGCAGACCTTACAAGGTTCTGCTGGCAACTCTGACAAACTTGTACCAGCAGTTGGATCAGA CATACACAGGGCCCGAGGAGGAGGCGTCCCTGGAGTTTCTGCTGACAGACTACGAGGCAGTATGTGGCCGCCGGGCCCGGCTGGAGCGCGAAGTGCAGGGAGCCTTCCTCCGCTTCATGGCCTGTCTGCTCAAGGGCTACCGGGACTTCCTGCGGCCGCTCACCCAGGCCCCCTCGGAGGGTGTTCGAGATGTGGACAACCTCTTCTTCCTGCAGG GCTTCCTCAAGTCCCGGGAGCGCTCCAGCCACAAGCTGTATTGCCAGCTGCTGCGCACACAGATGTTCTCCCAGTTTATCGAGGAATGCTCGTTTGGCTCTGCTCGGCACGCCGCCCTTGAGTTCTTCGACTCTTGCGTTGACAAG GTCCACCCGGAGCAGGAGAAGCCTGAGCCCACACCCTTGGTGGAGCTTGAGGAGCTGTCAGGGAGTGAGCTCACCGTCTTCATCACACCTCCTGAAGAGCCTGCAGCGCCTGAGGGCAGTGACTCCACCCCCCAGTACTG CTACGACGGGTTTCCCGAGCTGCGGGCTGAGCTGTTTGAGTCCCCTCGTGAGCAGCCTGGTGCTCTGCCTGTGCCAGGCCCATCCCGCAGCGcccccagcagccctgcccctCGCCGTACCAAACAG GAGATGAAGGTTGCGCAGCGGATGGCGCAGAAGTCAGCAGCTGTACCCGAGCTGTGGGCGCGCTGCCTGCTGGGGCACTGCTATGGGCTGTGGTTCCTGTGTCTGCCTGCCTATGTGCGCTCAGCGCCCTCCCGCGTGCAGGCCCTGCATACGGCCTACCAAGTGCTGCGCCAGATGGAGAGCCGCAAGGTGGTGCTGCCCGATGAG GTGTGTTACCGCGTACTAATGCAGCTGTGCTCCCATTATGGGCAGCCTGTGCTGTCCGTGCGGGTCATGCTGGAGATGAGGCGGGCAGGCATTGTGCCCAACACCATCACTTACGGCTACTACAACAAG GCTGTGCTGGAAAGCAAGTGGCTCTCTGGTACACCGGGTGGGCGCCTGCGCTGGGCCAAGCTCCGGAATGTCGTCCTGGGGGCTGCTCAGTTCCGCCAGCCTTTGAAGGAACgacggcggcagcagcagcagcaacagcagcaacagcagcaacagcagcaacagcagcaagcAGCAGCACAGGAGGCAGGCAGCTCCCAGACAG AGCCCTATCTCGAGCGTCACTCCCCTACCCGCCCACTTCAGCGCCAGACTACTTGGGCTGGTCAAAGCTTCCGGGACCCAGCTTCACCCACAGGGCGCCTGGTGAAAAGCGGCAGTCTGGGCAGTGCCCGTGGGGCCCAGCCCACCGTGGAGGCCGGCGTGGCCCACA TGATAGAGGCCTTGGGGGTACTGGAGCCCCGGGGGTCGCCTGTGCCCTGGCATGATGGAAGCCTCTCAGACCTGAGCCTGACGGGTGAAGAGCTGGCCCCTGGAGGCAGCCTGGAGGACTCAGGCTCAGCCCTGGGTGCCCAGTCCACTGAAGCCCTGGAAGGGCCAAGTGGGCGGGCGTCCAAGGCCAGTGGACGTCAGGATGAGGCCAGCACCCCCAGACGAGGGCTGGGCGCTCGCCTCCAACAACTGCTCACTCCTTCCCGCCGCTCCCCCGCCTCTCATGTTCCCCCACCTGAGCTGCCCCCCgacctgcctccccccacccgccGCAGCCCTATGGACAGCCTCCTGCGCCCCCGCGAGCGCCCTGGATCCACTGCGTCTGAG AGCTCAGCCTCTCTGGGCAGCGAGTGGGACCTCTCTGAGTCTTCTGCCAGCAGCCTGAGCCTCCGCCGGTCCTCGGAGCGCCTCAGCGACACCCCCGGGTCCTCGCAGCCACCATCCCTGGAA ATCCTGCTGTCCAGCTGCTCCTCCTGCCGTGCCTGTGACTCACTGGTGTATGATGAGGAAATCATGGCCGGCTGGGCACCCGACGACTCTAACCTCAACACCATCTGCCCCTTCTGCGCCTGCCCCTTTGTGCCTCTGCTCAGTGTCCAGACCCTGGATTCCCGACCCAG TGCCCCCAGCCCCAAACCTGCCCCAGCTGGTGCCAGTAACAGCAAAgatgcccccacccctgggggctcaggccctgtgctcagtgacCGCAGGCTCTGCCTTGCTCTGGATGAGCCCCAGCTCTGCAACGGGCACATGGGG CGGCTGCGCCTGCCTAACATTCTGCCATGCCTGGTGCTGGCCTCCTGTGATGGGCCCCCACTGCCCCAG GCCCCATCTCCTTGGCTGATGCCTGATCCAGCATCTGTGCAGGTGCGGCTGCTGTGGGATGTCCTCACCCCTGATCCCAGTAGCTGCCCACCTCTCTACGTGCTCTGGAGGATCCACA GCCAGATCCCACAGCGGGTGGTATGGCCAGGCCCCATCCCTGCACCCCTCAGCCTGGACCTGCTGGAGTCAGTATTGCGCCACGTGGGTCTCAATGAGGTGCACAAGGCTGTAGGGCTCCTACTGGAAACGCTAGGGCCGCCTCCCGCTGGTCTGCACTTGCAGAG GGGCATCTACCGTGAAATCTTGTTCCTGACAATGGCTGCTCTGGGCAAGGACCACGTGGACATAG TGGCTTTCGACAAGAAGTACAAGTCCGCCTTTAACAAGCTGGCCAGCAGCATGGGCAAGGAGGAGCTGAGGCAGCGACGGGCACAGATGCCCACCCCAAAGGCCATAGATTGCCGGAAATGTTTTGGAGCACCTTTGGAATGCTAG